The region CATACCGCAGCATCAGTTTTTTTCGAAATAATTTGGATTAAAAGTTTTGAAAGATCAGAAATTCGGCTTTCTTTTCTCAAGGAAAGCTGTTACTCCTTCTTTCTTATCGTCCATTTCAAAAAGTTCCCCGAAATACTTGATCTCAGTTTCGAAACCTTTATCCGTGTCAGATAAATTTACGGCATTAATTGCCTTTGATATTGCCATTGGTGAATTGTAGGCAATAGTACTCGCTAATTCTTTCGTTTTGGTTAATAATTCTTCAATAGGGTATACTTCATTCACCAGGCCGATCTCTTTTGCTTTTTGAGCAGGGATCATTTTGGCAGAGAAGATCATTTCGTTGGCAATACCTTTTCCTACAAGCTTGGGAAGCCTTTGAGTTCCTCCGTACCCCGGGATCAGTCCCAGTGTTACTTCAGGAAGTCCTAATCTGGCGTTTTCCGATGCATATCTGATGTGGCATGCCATGGCAAGCTCTAAACCTCCGCCCAATGCAAAACCGTTGACCGCTGCAATGACTGGTTTAGACATATTTTCAATTTTGTTGAACAAAGTGTTTTGTCCGTTTCTTGCAAGTTCTTCAGCTTTTTCCTGTCCGAAATCACTGAATTCCTTGATGTCAGCTCCTGCTACAAAAGATTTTTCTCCACTCCCTGTAAGGATAATAACTCTACAGGAACTGTCAGAATCAAGCTCATCCAGAGCGGCGCTGATCTCCTGAATTGTTTTGGCGTTTAAGGCGTTTAAACTCTCAGGTCTGTTTATTGTAATGATAGATAATTTATCTTCTTTTTTTAATAATATATTTTCGTAACTCATTTTTCCACTTTAAAATATCATCCTTTGCAAATTATGAATTTTTTACAAAAAAAAGGAAAAAATATTATTTTTTTTTCCTTTTTTTTAATTTATTGTTCAATATGATTATTTGGAATGATTCATCATATTTGCATCGATATTGATGTTTAGTTGTGAAGCTACTTTCATGCCAAGCTCAATGTTGGCACGGAAAAAGTGGCATAACTGGCGGTTGATAATTTCGTCTTTTTTCGGTCCGGTAATGCCTTTCATACTTCCTACAATATTTTGGATCAGATGGTCCCTGTCTTCAGCATTCATGGCTTTTGAATAAAGAAGTCCGGGTTGGGTATAATGATCACTGTCATTTTCATTCCTGTTGTAGTTGGCTACATGGGCGCTGTCCAGTTCATATTCATAGTTTTTGTATGCAGAATCCGGTGTAATATCATCAAAACTGTTAGGATGGTAGTTCGGTTTATCCTGATAATGGCTTGAATCTGCCATGTATCCGTCTCTCTGATAATTATTGACTGCAAAAGGGCATCTGTTCACTTCAAGCTGGTGCGAATTGACACCTACTCTGTAGCGGTGTGCGTCAGGATAAGAGAATAATCTTCCCTGAAGCATTTTGTCCGGTGAAAAACTGATTCCGTTGATCAGGCTGCTTGGTGAGAAAGTGGACTGTTCAACATGGGCAAAATAGTTGACAGGAACTTCATTCAGCTCCATTTCTCCCACTTCAATTAACGGGAAATCATCATGGAACCATACTTTGGTTACATCAAAAGGATTCCATCTGAAATCTTTGGCCTGTTCTTCCGTCATCACCTGGATGTACATCGTCCATTTCGGGAAATCTCCGTTTTCAATAGCGTTGCAAAGGTCTTCCTGTGCAAAATCAGGATTTTCGCCTGCCATTTTTACAGCTTCTTCATCGGTGAAGTTTTTCACGCCCTGTTTGGTTTTGAAATGGAATTTTACCCATACTCTTTCATTGTTGTCATTGATCATAGAGAAAGTATGAGACCCGAAGCCATGCATATGCCTGTAGCCATACGGGGTTCCTCTGTCTGACATTAATATAAGAACCTGGTGGAGAGATTCAGGATTTAAGCTCCAGAAATCCCACATCATGGTGGCACTTTTCAGATTGGTCTTCGGAACTCTTTTCTGGGTATGGATAAAATCCGGGAATTTTTTAGCATCCTTGATAAAGAATACCGGAGTATTGTTTCCCACAAGATCCCAGTTTCCGTCTTCAGTGTAAAACTTCAGGGCAAAACCTCTCGGGTCCCTTGCGGTATCCGCACTTCCTTTTTCTCCTCCTACCGTAGAGAATCTCGCAAACATTCTGCAGGAATTTCCAACCTTTGAAAACAGTTTTGCCTTCGTATACTGGCTGATATCATGAGTTACGGTAAAGGTTCCGTAGGCTCCGCTTCCTTTGGCATGTACAATTCTTTCAGGAATTCTTTCCCTAACGAAATGTGCAAGATTCTCCT is a window of Chryseobacterium arthrosphaerae DNA encoding:
- a CDS encoding enoyl-CoA hydratase/isomerase family protein codes for the protein MSYENILLKKEDKLSIITINRPESLNALNAKTIQEISAALDELDSDSSCRVIILTGSGEKSFVAGADIKEFSDFGQEKAEELARNGQNTLFNKIENMSKPVIAAVNGFALGGGLELAMACHIRYASENARLGLPEVTLGLIPGYGGTQRLPKLVGKGIANEMIFSAKMIPAQKAKEIGLVNEVYPIEELLTKTKELASTIAYNSPMAISKAINAVNLSDTDKGFETEIKYFGELFEMDDKKEGVTAFLEKRKPNF
- a CDS encoding catalase, translating into MDSKKLTLSNGAPYFEHQDSQTVGPRGPVLLQDFVLQENLAHFVRERIPERIVHAKGSGAYGTFTVTHDISQYTKAKLFSKVGNSCRMFARFSTVGGEKGSADTARDPRGFALKFYTEDGNWDLVGNNTPVFFIKDAKKFPDFIHTQKRVPKTNLKSATMMWDFWSLNPESLHQVLILMSDRGTPYGYRHMHGFGSHTFSMINDNNERVWVKFHFKTKQGVKNFTDEEAVKMAGENPDFAQEDLCNAIENGDFPKWTMYIQVMTEEQAKDFRWNPFDVTKVWFHDDFPLIEVGEMELNEVPVNYFAHVEQSTFSPSSLINGISFSPDKMLQGRLFSYPDAHRYRVGVNSHQLEVNRCPFAVNNYQRDGYMADSSHYQDKPNYHPNSFDDITPDSAYKNYEYELDSAHVANYNRNENDSDHYTQPGLLYSKAMNAEDRDHLIQNIVGSMKGITGPKKDEIINRQLCHFFRANIELGMKVASQLNINIDANMMNHSK